A genomic segment from Salvia splendens isolate huo1 chromosome 13, SspV2, whole genome shotgun sequence encodes:
- the LOC121762593 gene encoding serine/threonine-protein kinase D6PKL2-like — translation MDSFRENCEIMEVKDEGSATRNSQSNRDQKPPIIRKGPNKSLEDDINKLFEAVNLRSSKSLDLSDVRRNASKKPMRGAGSHSPGIGFPDSVSLKQALRGLCISQAAEMAAMKRLSLPASPRVSEAGKIANMCRFVGVETGESSCSSVESEAQRIEITLIPEQSASCSSGTLLPSLNDSALTSTFRVPNLSPCFDVKAIGKTKQHKSRDSGHPLDECDDVGKSRVEKYTGVCSASTLPRKVQDSVALNQSACDSPLRPAAVVLVSAESNIAHNKVIPVSEVDIQKSGVGQMGKDCCSVSVLPHGDSHDNHLKQDLKISVSSKAVNVLCKEVPASLKVVEKAAPKVRRKSRLQSSSSVVKGKKDVNSMRSTSRAVKPVGRNKNLIIKKSKKVVIYTDGSLKGSSEVDAALNHSSEQEICQRCQCSLRHTSKDPLDSGGQPSTASRGHDANKLVSIPTGWVNKDTSVVKSIMVAKQGEKQDLSRSSKSSNCDFSSTSTSLSDESNPSGSTCNNKPHMSKDIRWESINHVRNKYGFLGLNHFTLLKKLGSGDIGSVYLAELIRTDCLFAIKVIDNEFLAKRKKMPRAQTEREILRMLDHPFLPTLYAQFTSDNLSCLVMEFCPGGDLHVLRQKQTGRYFPEQAARFYVAEVLLALEYLHMLGIVYRDLKPENILVREDGHIMLTDFDLSLRCSVNPTLVKSSSLVLEPPRISGPCAGSNCIDPFCAGPSCQVSCFSPRLNAAARARKLKSDAAYQARLLPQLVAEPTEARSNSFVGTHEYLAPEIIRGEGHGSAVDWWTFGVFLYELLYGKTPFKGTGNDETLANVVMHNLRFPDSPIVSFQARDLIRRLLVKEPENRLGTETGAAEIKRHPFFDGLNWALIRCATPPQIPEFFEDGNPQPAPKQDAGDHLEFDLF, via the exons ATGGATTCTTTTCGCGAAAATTGTGAAATAATGGAGGTGAAGGATGAAGGGAGTGCAACTCGGAATTCTCAATCGAACAGAGATCAGAAGCCTCCGATCATTAGAAAAGGACCGAACAAGTCATTGGAAGATGACATCAATAAGCTTTTTGAAGCAGTCAATCTCAGATCATCAAAGAGTCTTGATCTTTCAGATGTGAGGAGAAATGCTTCGAAGAAGCCGATGAGGGGTGCTGGTTCTCATTCTCCCGGAATTGGATTCCCTGACTCCGTCTCTTTGAAACAGGCTCTTAGGGGATTATGCATTTCTCAGGCAGCAGAGATGGCTGCCATGAAACGGTTGTCGCTGCCAGCATCTCCTAGGGTCTCGGAAGCGGGGAAAATTGCGAATATGTGCAGGTTTGTTGGTGTTGAAACTGGTGAATCTAGCTGCTCTTCTGTTGAAAGTGAGGCGCAAAGAATAGAAATAACTCTGATTCCAGAGCAGAGTGCCTCGTGTTCTTCCGGAACCTTGCTACCATCGCTCAATGATTCTGCGTTAACATCAACATTCCGAGTTCCTAATTTGTCTCCCTGTTTTGATGTTAAAGCAATTGGAAAGACCAAACAACATAAGTCACGAGACTCAGGCCATCCACTGGATGAATGTGATGATGTAGGAAAGTCTCGTGTTGAAAAATATACTGGCGTATGTTCTGCCAGTACGCTGCCTCGGAAGGTTCAAGATTCGGTGGCTCTGAATCAGAGTGCTTGTGATTCTCCTCTTCGACCTGCTGCTGTAGTTTTGGTGAGTGCAGAGTCTAACATCGCGCATAATAAAGTAATACCCGTTTCAGAAGTTGATATCCAGAAATCGGGAGTAGGCCAAATGGGAAAAGACTGCTGTTCAGTTTCTGTTCTGCCCCATGGTGATTCTCATGATAATCATCTAAAGCAAGACCTGAAAATTTCTGTCTCGAGCAAAGCTGTGAATGTCCTTTGCAAGGAAGTTCCTGCTTCCTTGAAAGTAGTTGAAAAAGCAGCACCAAAGGTGAGACGGAAGTCTAGGCTACAATCTTCATCCAGTGTGGTCAAAGGAAAGAAAGATGTGAATTCCATGAGAAGCACGTCTCGTGCAGTCAAGCCAGTTGGCAGAAACAAGAACCTCATCATAAAGAAATCAAAGAAGGTTGTGATATATACTGATGGAAGTTTGAAAGGATCTAGCGAAGTAGATGCTGCTCTGAATCATAGTTCGGAGCAAGAAATCTGCCAGAGGTGTCAGTGTTCTTTGAGGCATACGAGTAAGGATCCCTTGGATAGTGGTGGTCAGCCTTCTACAGCTAGCAGAGGTCATGATGCGAACAAACTAGTTTCAATTCCAACTGGTTGGGTGAATAAAGATACCTCTGTTGTTAAAAGTATCATGGTTGCCAAACAAGGTGAAAAACAGGATCTCTCTCGGAGCTCGAAGAGCAGTAATTGTGATTTCAGTAGTACCAGCACAAGCCTTAGTGACGAGAGCAATCCGAGTGGATCAACTTGCAATAATAAGCCACACATGTCGAAGGATATTAGGTGGGAATCAATCAACCATGTAAGAAACAAGTATGGTTTTCTAGGACTGAATCACTTCACCCTACTGAAAAAACTTGGTTCTGGAGATATTGGTTCAGTGTATCTTGCGGAATTGATAAGAACGGACTGCCTTTTTGCGATAAAGGTGATTGATAACGAGTTCTTagcaaaaaggaaaaagatgcCTCGAGCTCAAACTGAAAGAGAAATTCTCAGAATGCTGGATCATCCGTTTCTTCCGACACTCTACGCTCAGTTTACATCGGATAATTTATCATGTTTAGTCATGGAGTTTTGTCCTGGTGGAGATCTACATGTCCTCAGGCAGAAGCAAACTGGACGATATTTTCCTGAACAGGCCGCGAG ATTCTATGTTGCTGAGGTCCTCCTTGCACTCGAGTATTTGCACATGCTCGGCATCGTGTACAGAGATCTAAAACCAGAAAACATCCTGGTCCGCGAGGATGGTCACATCATGCTAACGGATTTCGACCTGTCCCTGAGATGTTCTGTAAACCCAACTCTCGTAAAATCATCCTCGTTAGTACTGGAGCCTCCTAGGATCTCTGGTCCGTGTGCAGGATCCAACTGCATTGATCCATTCTGCGCAGGGCCTTCTTGTCAAGTGTCGTGCTTTAGCCCTAGGCTAAACGCAGCAGCTAGAGCAAGGAAGCTAAAATCCGATGCTGCATACCAAGCTAGATTGCTACCGCAGCTCGTAGCTGAGCCAACAGAGGCGCGATCCAACTCCTTTGTCGGCACACACGAGTACTTGGCGCCCGAGATCATCAGGGGAGAGGGGCATGGCAGTGCTGTAGACTGGTGGACATTCGGTGTCTTCCTGTACGAGCTTCTGTATGGGAAGACGCCGTTCAAAGGCACTGGGAATGACGAGACGTTAGCCAACGTGGTAATGCATAACCTCAGATTTCCCGATTCCCCCATTGTTAGTTTTCAGGCGAGGGATCTGATCAGAAGGCTGCTGGTGAAAGAGCCCGAGAATCGGCTTGGTACGGAAACTGGAGCTGCTGAGATCAAACGCCACCCGTTCTTCGATGGCCTGAACTGGGCTCTGATACGCTGTGCCACCCCTCCTCAAATACCGGAGTTCTTTGAAGATGGGAATCCGCAACCAGCGCCTAAGCAGGACGCCGGAGACCATCTGGAGTTCGACTTGTTTTGA
- the LOC121762614 gene encoding monodehydroascorbate reductase, whose protein sequence is MAEKSFKYVILGGGVSAGYAAREFAKHGVKLGEVALISKEAVAPYERPALSKAYLFPEGTARLPGFHVCVGSGGERLLPEWYMENGISLILSTEIVKADLASKTLTSSAGETFKYQTLIIATGSTVLRLTDFGTPGADAENIFYLREIDEADALVAAIKAKKNSKAVVVGGGYIGLELSAALRVNNIDVSMVFPEPWCMPRLFTAGIAAFYEGYYTNKGVNVIKGALVVGFETNENGEVKNVKLKDGRVLEADIVVVGVGAKPLTQLFKGQVEEDKGGIKTDAFFKTSVPNVYAVGDVATFPMKMYGDIRRVEHVDHARKSAEQAVKAIFASEEGKSVGEYEYLPFFYSRSFDLSWQFYGDNVGESVVFGDSSPTSSSHKFGSYWVKDGKVVGAFLESGSPEENKAIAKVAKVQPPADSLDKLASEGLTFASKV, encoded by the exons ATGGCGGAGAAGTCATTCAAGTACGTGATCCTTGGCGGAGGTGTTTCTGCT GGGTATGCTGCGAGGGAGTTCGCTAAGCATGGAGTGAAGCTTGGCGAAGTTGCTCTCATTTCAAAAGAGGCG GTAGCTCCTTATGAACGTCCAGCACTAAGTAAGGCGTACCTATTTCCAGAAG GAACTGCAAGACTCCCAGGATTTCATGTGTGTGTTGGAAGTGGTGGAGAGAGGCTCCTCCCTGAGTGGTATATGGAGAATG GGATATCTTTGATCCTTAGCACAGAAATTGTCAAAGCAGATCTCGCTTCAAAGACTCTTACCAGTTCAGCTGGGGAAACTTTTAAGTACCAAACGCTTATCATAGCTACTGGTTCTACT GTTCTTAGATTGACTGACTTTGGCACACCAGGAGCTGATGCTGAAAACATCTTTTACTTGAGAGAAATTGATGAAGCTGATGCACTTGTGGCTGCAATCAAAGCAAAGAAAAACAGTAAAGCTGTGGTTGTTGGTGGAGGATACATTGGTCTGGAGCTAAGTGCAGCTTTGAGAGTTAATAATATTGATGTCAGCATGGTTTTCCCTGAACCTTGGTGTA TGCCCAGGCTGTTCACCGCTGGCATAGCTGCCTTCTATGAAGGTTACTATACAAATAAGGGTGTAAATGTCATCAAGGGCGCATTAGTTGTTGGATTTGAAACCAACGAGAATGGGGAG GTGAAGAATGTAAAACTTAAGGATGGTAGAGTGCTGGAAGCCGATATTGTTGTTGTTGGTGTGGGTGCAAAACCACTGACGCAATTGTTCAAAGGCCAGGTTGAAGAGGACAAAGGTGGCATCAAG ACAGATGCTTTCTTCAAAACAAGTGTACCCAATGTATATGCTGTGGGTGATGTTGCGACATTCCCCATGAAGATGTACGGTGACATTAGAAGAGTTGAACACGTGGATCATGCTCGCAAATCTGCTGAGCAGGCTGTGAAG GCAATATTTGCGAGTGAAGAAGGGAAATCCGTTGGTGAGTACGAGTACCTCCCTTTCTTCTATTCTCGATCATTTGATTTGTCGTGGCAGTTCTACGGTGACAATGTTGGTGAGAGCGTGGTGTTTGGAGACAGCAGCCCAACGTCCTCCAGCCACAAGTTCGGATCATACTGGGTGAAAGACGGGAAAGTTGTAGGGGCGTTTCTGGAGAGCGGTAGCCCCGAAGAGAACAAGGCCATAGCCAAAGTTGCCAAGGTTCAGCCTCCAGCAGACAGCTTGGATAAGCTGGCCTCAGAGGGTCTCACCTTCGCAAGCAAAGTTTGA
- the LOC121762615 gene encoding light-inducible protein CPRF2-like isoform X3 — protein MLLPEIEAAVALAALARSSSSSAATCSRQPTRLSSEDQAVAASHENNYAMSTISHRDATTKLGSNRLNSATKLRRNLTEAEKEAQRLRRILANRESARQTLRRRQAMHTELTRQAVDLSVENENLKKEKELAVEAYNSLKNRNKFLKLQADNSKKAESQEPKNIGIYPLHIWGQKLPP, from the exons ATGCTGCTGCCCGAGATCGAGGCCGCCGTGGCCCTCGCGGCTCTGGctcgctcctcctcctcctccgccgccactTGTTCTCGACAACCGACGCGCCTATCTTCCGAG GATCAAGCAGTGGCTGCCTCTCATGAAAATAACTATGCAATGTCTACAATCTCGCATAGAGATGCAACCACAAAACTAGGCAGTAATCGGTTGAATTCTGCTACCAAGTTAAGGCGAAATTTGACAGAG GCTGAAAAGGAAGCACAAAGGCTTCGTCGAATATTAGCTAATAGAGAATCTGCCCGGCAGACACTTCGTCGCAGACAG GCTATGCACACGGAGTTGACAAGGCAAGCAGTTGATCTGTCAGTGGAAAATGAGAATTTGAAGAAG GAAAAGGAGTTGGCTGTTGAGGCGTATAATtctttgaaaaatagaaacaaatttCTCAAACTGCAG GCGGATAATTCGAAGAAGGCTGAATCACAAGAGCCAAAG AACATAGGGATATATCCTCTACACATCTGGGGCCAGAAACTtcctccgtga
- the LOC121762615 gene encoding uncharacterized protein LOC121762615 isoform X1: MLLPEIEAAVALAALARSSSSSAATCSRQPTRLSSEDQAVAASHENNYAMSTISHRDATTKLGSNRLNSATKLRRNLTEAEKEAQRLRRILANRESARQTLRRRQAMHTELTRQAVDLSVENENLKKEKELAVEAYNSLKNRNKFLKLQADNSKKAESQEPKVSQAEKPFTTSPLPLYNHPSLFPFSWPTVLSSNFVHYQYPSHSDPISLSEHRDISSTHLGPETSSVRTGPGNLIFAIPLPWVLPLPSYGPVLCSCSDTEKRTNETHSAHQCSKSSSSDNLFVVENNELSSKLDMLIKDSTCVRSGIGDYPVNSGDHCTELHPGATLFTREMLSCIRPTRNSLEDETGDPCAMETVLETLPNTNAELAIRHQKKSENLFSAVIARRRRKELMMLRSVKFHQARIHSANS; the protein is encoded by the exons ATGCTGCTGCCCGAGATCGAGGCCGCCGTGGCCCTCGCGGCTCTGGctcgctcctcctcctcctccgccgccactTGTTCTCGACAACCGACGCGCCTATCTTCCGAG GATCAAGCAGTGGCTGCCTCTCATGAAAATAACTATGCAATGTCTACAATCTCGCATAGAGATGCAACCACAAAACTAGGCAGTAATCGGTTGAATTCTGCTACCAAGTTAAGGCGAAATTTGACAGAG GCTGAAAAGGAAGCACAAAGGCTTCGTCGAATATTAGCTAATAGAGAATCTGCCCGGCAGACACTTCGTCGCAGACAG GCTATGCACACGGAGTTGACAAGGCAAGCAGTTGATCTGTCAGTGGAAAATGAGAATTTGAAGAAG GAAAAGGAGTTGGCTGTTGAGGCGTATAATtctttgaaaaatagaaacaaatttCTCAAACTGCAG GCGGATAATTCGAAGAAGGCTGAATCACAAGAGCCAAAGGTATCCCAGGCTGAGAAACCTTTTACGACCTCACCACTTCCTTTGTATAACCATCCTTCTTTATTTCCTTTCTCGTGGCCTACAGTTCTATCTTCGAACTTTGTCCACTATCAATATCCATCTCATTCTGATCCCATTAGTCTATCAGAACATAGGGATATATCCTCTACACATCTGGGGCCAGAAACTtcctccgtgagaactggaccAGGAAATTTGATATTCGCAATTCCTCTACCCTGGGTACTTCCGCTCCCTAGTTACGGTCCAGTGCTGTGTTCATGTTCCGATACAGAGAAGAGGACGAATGAAACTCATTCAGCTCATCAGTGCAGTAAATCTTCGTCTTCAGACAATCTGTTTGTGGTTGAAAACAATGAGTTGTCATCCAAGTTGGATATGCTGATAAAAGACAGTACATGTGTTAGAAGTGGAATTGGAGATTATCCTGTGAACAGTGGCGACCATTGCACAGAACTTCACCCCGGAGCTACTCTCTTTACTCGTGAGATGCTGAGCTGCATCAGGCCAACAAGAAATTCATTGGAAGATGAAACTGGCGATCCCTGTGCAATGGAAACTGTGTTGGAAACTTTACCAAACACGAATGCAGAGCTAGCTATCCGTCACCAAAAAAAATCGGAGAATTTGTTTTCAGCAGTTATTGCCCGGAGGAGAAGGAAGGAATTGATGATGCTAAGGAGTGTCAAGTTCCATCAGGCTCGTATTCACAGTGCCAACTCTTGA
- the LOC121762615 gene encoding uncharacterized protein LOC121762615 isoform X2, whose amino-acid sequence MSTISHRDATTKLGSNRLNSATKLRRNLTEAEKEAQRLRRILANRESARQTLRRRQAMHTELTRQAVDLSVENENLKKEKELAVEAYNSLKNRNKFLKLQADNSKKAESQEPKVSQAEKPFTTSPLPLYNHPSLFPFSWPTVLSSNFVHYQYPSHSDPISLSEHRDISSTHLGPETSSVRTGPGNLIFAIPLPWVLPLPSYGPVLCSCSDTEKRTNETHSAHQCSKSSSSDNLFVVENNELSSKLDMLIKDSTCVRSGIGDYPVNSGDHCTELHPGATLFTREMLSCIRPTRNSLEDETGDPCAMETVLETLPNTNAELAIRHQKKSENLFSAVIARRRRKELMMLRSVKFHQARIHSANS is encoded by the exons ATGTCTACAATCTCGCATAGAGATGCAACCACAAAACTAGGCAGTAATCGGTTGAATTCTGCTACCAAGTTAAGGCGAAATTTGACAGAG GCTGAAAAGGAAGCACAAAGGCTTCGTCGAATATTAGCTAATAGAGAATCTGCCCGGCAGACACTTCGTCGCAGACAG GCTATGCACACGGAGTTGACAAGGCAAGCAGTTGATCTGTCAGTGGAAAATGAGAATTTGAAGAAG GAAAAGGAGTTGGCTGTTGAGGCGTATAATtctttgaaaaatagaaacaaatttCTCAAACTGCAG GCGGATAATTCGAAGAAGGCTGAATCACAAGAGCCAAAGGTATCCCAGGCTGAGAAACCTTTTACGACCTCACCACTTCCTTTGTATAACCATCCTTCTTTATTTCCTTTCTCGTGGCCTACAGTTCTATCTTCGAACTTTGTCCACTATCAATATCCATCTCATTCTGATCCCATTAGTCTATCAGAACATAGGGATATATCCTCTACACATCTGGGGCCAGAAACTtcctccgtgagaactggaccAGGAAATTTGATATTCGCAATTCCTCTACCCTGGGTACTTCCGCTCCCTAGTTACGGTCCAGTGCTGTGTTCATGTTCCGATACAGAGAAGAGGACGAATGAAACTCATTCAGCTCATCAGTGCAGTAAATCTTCGTCTTCAGACAATCTGTTTGTGGTTGAAAACAATGAGTTGTCATCCAAGTTGGATATGCTGATAAAAGACAGTACATGTGTTAGAAGTGGAATTGGAGATTATCCTGTGAACAGTGGCGACCATTGCACAGAACTTCACCCCGGAGCTACTCTCTTTACTCGTGAGATGCTGAGCTGCATCAGGCCAACAAGAAATTCATTGGAAGATGAAACTGGCGATCCCTGTGCAATGGAAACTGTGTTGGAAACTTTACCAAACACGAATGCAGAGCTAGCTATCCGTCACCAAAAAAAATCGGAGAATTTGTTTTCAGCAGTTATTGCCCGGAGGAGAAGGAAGGAATTGATGATGCTAAGGAGTGTCAAGTTCCATCAGGCTCGTATTCACAGTGCCAACTCTTGA